One stretch of Pirellulales bacterium DNA includes these proteins:
- a CDS encoding molecular chaperone TorD family protein, giving the protein MPTIKTEPLQRLDLALLTARQVLYRFASISFLDPKAGAWEMLRSMSGDRLLQEAAQVVRDECGASPTELGRGELALDELRPDLVLRRLPAAHDELNEQYEATFGLLVSSTCPPYETEYVNSKLVFQRSNALGDIAGFYRAFQLEPSRELPERHDHIVLELEFMAYVIGLEIAAANHCAAEWHERREICHSAQQRFLAEHLAWWTPAFGYILGRQNADGFYAAAGRFLAALIPADRALLEVPLPVVGEVTPTSIDRPDECEGCPVGA; this is encoded by the coding sequence TGCTGACGGCCCGACAAGTTCTGTATCGCTTTGCCTCGATTAGTTTTCTCGACCCCAAGGCGGGCGCTTGGGAGATGTTGCGCTCGATGAGTGGCGATCGTCTGCTGCAAGAAGCCGCGCAGGTTGTCCGCGACGAATGCGGCGCATCGCCGACCGAATTGGGCCGCGGCGAGCTGGCCTTGGACGAATTGCGGCCCGATCTGGTGTTGCGTCGCTTGCCCGCAGCGCACGATGAACTGAACGAACAGTACGAAGCGACGTTCGGATTATTGGTGTCGAGCACTTGCCCGCCGTATGAAACGGAGTATGTCAACTCCAAATTGGTATTCCAGCGATCCAACGCTTTGGGCGATATCGCGGGTTTCTATCGCGCTTTCCAACTCGAGCCGTCGCGCGAACTGCCGGAACGCCACGACCATATCGTTCTGGAGTTGGAGTTCATGGCCTATGTCATCGGCCTGGAAATAGCCGCCGCGAATCATTGCGCCGCGGAGTGGCACGAGCGGCGAGAAATTTGCCACAGCGCCCAGCAGCGGTTCTTGGCAGAACACTTGGCATGGTGGACGCCGGCTTTTGGATATATCCTCGGTCGGCAGAATGCGGATGGTTTTTATGCGGCGGCTGGCCGCTTTTTGGCCGCGCTCATTCCCGCCGATCGCGCCTTGCTGGAGGTTCCGCTGCCGGTCGTTGGCGAAGTAACTCCCACCTCGATCGATCGACCCGATGAATGCGAAGGGTGCCCCGTGGGCGCCTGA
- a CDS encoding Gfo/Idh/MocA family oxidoreductase: MKTTQISRRRFVKKSAATIAAVGAPTFIPSYVLGQHSPSNTLQIGAIGTGRMGHGDMRACLEQGLHRSASARIVAVCDVDRHRAEHASRAARRFYAERQPDRREPAIGIFGDYRELLARDDIDGVLISTPDHWHAIIAVAAAEARKDAYVQKPLTYTIAEGQKLVTAVRQNNVILQTGSQQRSTNNFRRACELVRNGRIGKLHTIRVLLPADSGVGDGTPMKVPKHLDYEMWLGPTPHAPYAEHRVHPHDGFSRPGWLQIEPYCRGMITGWGSHMFDIAQWAHGSDDSGPIEMAATAEFPDRGLFNVHTKFHAEGRYADGVKLLAETGTPAGVTFEGDQGTISIGRGHFTAEPKDILRDTQHEGEIHLYKSDNHMLNFLQCMRTRVEPICPVEVGHRSNSICVIAHLAMKLGRKLRWNPQIERFLDDDAANVLLDYVHRPPWTI, from the coding sequence ATGAAGACGACGCAGATCAGCCGACGACGATTTGTGAAGAAGTCAGCCGCCACGATTGCGGCAGTTGGTGCGCCGACCTTCATTCCCTCATACGTCTTGGGTCAGCACAGCCCAAGTAATACGTTGCAAATCGGCGCGATTGGCACGGGGCGAATGGGGCACGGCGACATGCGGGCATGTTTGGAGCAGGGGCTGCATCGCTCCGCGAGTGCGCGAATCGTTGCCGTCTGCGACGTCGATCGCCACCGGGCGGAGCATGCGAGCCGAGCGGCTAGGCGATTCTATGCCGAGCGGCAGCCAGATCGCCGTGAGCCAGCAATAGGAATCTTTGGCGACTATCGCGAACTCCTCGCTCGGGACGATATCGACGGCGTACTCATATCAACGCCCGATCATTGGCACGCGATCATCGCGGTAGCCGCGGCGGAAGCGCGTAAAGACGCGTATGTGCAGAAACCCCTCACCTACACCATTGCCGAGGGGCAGAAGCTGGTCACGGCCGTTCGCCAAAACAACGTGATCCTGCAGACCGGATCCCAACAGCGTTCGACGAACAACTTCCGCCGCGCCTGTGAGCTGGTCCGCAATGGCCGTATCGGAAAGCTGCACACCATTCGCGTGTTGTTGCCGGCCGACTCGGGTGTCGGCGACGGCACTCCCATGAAAGTGCCGAAGCATCTCGACTATGAGATGTGGCTGGGACCGACGCCTCACGCGCCTTATGCGGAGCACCGCGTGCATCCGCACGATGGTTTCAGCCGACCTGGCTGGTTGCAAATCGAGCCTTATTGTCGTGGTATGATCACCGGCTGGGGCTCGCACATGTTCGACATTGCGCAATGGGCACATGGGTCGGACGATTCTGGCCCGATCGAGATGGCCGCCACGGCCGAGTTCCCCGACCGCGGCCTATTCAACGTCCATACGAAGTTTCACGCGGAAGGTCGGTACGCCGATGGAGTAAAATTACTGGCGGAAACTGGCACGCCCGCAGGCGTGACCTTTGAAGGCGACCAAGGCACGATTTCCATTGGGCGCGGACATTTCACGGCTGAGCCCAAAGACATCCTCCGCGACACACAACACGAGGGCGAGATCCACCTCTACAAAAGCGACAACCACATGTTGAATTTTCTGCAATGCATGAGGACACGCGTCGAGCCGATCTGCCCTGTCGAAGTCGGCCACCGTTCCAACAGCATCTGTGTGATCGCACATTTAGCGATGAAGCTGGGACGCAAGCTGCGTTGGAATCCTCAGATAGAGCGTTTCCTCGATGATGACGCCGCCAATGTTTTGCTCGATTATGTTCACCGCCCGCCATGGACCATTT